A window of the Apostichopus japonicus isolate 1M-3 chromosome 8, ASM3797524v1, whole genome shotgun sequence genome harbors these coding sequences:
- the LOC139971251 gene encoding uncharacterized protein isoform X3, translating into MQTRSNKNQQQPTAYADFIKKKKDPSGFEVKYVSEEVGYGLFATADFEKGEFLLEYSGVLRHAYQVGEEEDTTFIFFFQSGQDSMCIDATHSTGKGKYCNDDWKKPNAVVKKIIINKQPKLAIFANSEIKKGNEIRYDYGQPDARWRKKKKTNQNKPPEVLRECNTDNEPERAPGESECTTQIAKKQTNQNKPPEVLRECNTDNEPERAPGESECTTQIAKKNTNQNKPPEVLRECNTDNEPERAPGESECTTQIVKKNTNQNKPPEVLRECNTDNEPERAPGESECTTQIVKKNTNQNKPPEFLRECNTDNEPERAHVESNCTTQIAKKQTNQNKPPEVLRECNTDNEPERAPGESECTTQIAKDNESDDSYNPFEDIDLFPWCKDTHKDVSSGGDDQGENGSDNEVSSQTSEASDNTQDKEQEWNDDQMSYVCDSEDSTNSSEYMIPLPSPKMRSHGAVCIKEHPSKSDVEHTIVSTTDHNQKQQQRHGKNRKCNQKKVRFALEKEESVSYTDSSDSSDENNEHCSDYLPTESSSDEQMSPESNSEMDTQKRKGPGTSLKRNVDMRSSASDSEAGGNIVHSTSSSSSKLRLQNAECKVSSKTPESSCAVSSTTSETRFKKIPRVTVMTSSNGFARKWDKHQFCVFCMEQKAKLGRHFQSMHAHEPEVQEAFSFSKNSKERKELLQILTNKGNHSHNIEVLNSGTGILIPYKRPPFSVPFERYLPCENCFGYFYDGDMWKHTKKCPAKQSHSGRNNGLRSRCSLLLPLATKVDEQFKVKVIGIMRRDNISIICRNDEMILTLGQRLFAKLGTDSHNGQYVSQKMREVGRLLKNIQEVDPSLKTLAECIRPSCFDKVVEAVRKCAVYNSSTQQYQIPSLALKLGHSLKKCAAIQKVAGIKLEDGELKDYAERFEELCNLEWADSVSSHALSTLYQRKWNKPTILPLSEDVVNLHKHLNVKIMESTKRLSTDPDKLAWYSLATATMAKIILFNRRRSGEVQRMPLEDYQRCNTHTNEDILEDLTEWEKKLCQQLSRVETKGKRGRKVPILLTSEMKEAADTLVETRSSVGVSSTNRYMFARPTLGSKTPLRGSDCLSKMALESGAKCPSALTSTKLRKHIATVSQLFCLKRHELDILANFLGHDIRVHREYYRLPDDTLQMTKVARLLLAMEKGNSNNFRDKKLSEIEVSLDDPCTSEEELVDEDEEDDLPDEINTGASILAKTCNESKKRSSLRQARSHSNLSVRKPDQSEQRVVVNKKSHWGNKESDAVQDYFDKHIRLGRVPRKDECDKCKKSLAPLLDDKTWKNIKYKVYSAIQANKRKR; encoded by the exons ATGCAGACAAGAAGTAATAAAAACCAACAGCAACCTACAGCTTACGCAGATttcatcaagaaaaaaaaagaccctTCTGGGTTTGAAGTGAAATATGTTTCAGAAGAAGTTG ggTATGGATTATTTGCTACGGCAGACTTTGAAAAAGGAGAATTCCTCCTAGAATATTCTGGTGTGTTAAGACATGCCTACCAGGTGGGGGAAGAGGAGGACACTACTTTCATATTCTTCTTCCAGAGTGGTCAAGACAGTATGTG CATTGATGCTACACATAGCACAGGAAAGGGAAAGTATTGTAATGATGATTGGAAGAAACCCAATGCTGTTGTGAAGAAGATTATCATAAACAAGCAACCAAAATTGGCCATATTTGCAAATTCAGAGATtaagaaaggaaatgaaatcAGATATGATTATGGACAACCTGATGCAAGATGGAGGAAGAAG aaaaaaacaaatcaaaacaagccacctgaagttttgagagaatgcaacactgataatgagcCAGAGAGAGCACCTGGGGAATCAGAATGCACCACACAGATTGCCAAG aaacaaacaaatcaaaacaagccacctgaagttttgagagaatgcaacactgataatgagcCAGAGAGAGCACCTGGGGAATCAGAATGCACCACACAGATTGCCAAG aaaaacacaaatcaaaacaagccacctgaagttttgagagaatgcaacactgataatgagcCAGAGAGAGCACCTGGGGAATCAGAATGCACCACACAGATTGTCAAG aaaaacacaaatcaaaacaagccacctgaagttttgagagaatgcaacactgataatgagcCAGAGAGAGCACCTGGGGAATCAGAATGCACCACACAGATTGTCAAG aaaaacacaaatcaaaacaagccacctgaatttttgagagaatgcaacactgataatgagcCAGAGAGAGCACATGTAGAATCAAATTGCACCACACAGATTGCCAAG aaacaaacaaatcaaaacaagccacctgaagttttgagagaatgcaacactgataatgagcCAGAGAGAGCACCTGGGGAATCAGAATGCACCACACAGATTGCCAAG GATAATGAAAGTGATGATAGCTATAATCCATTTGAAGACATCGATTTGTTCCCATGGTGTAAAGACACACACAAAGATGTCAGCAGTGGAGGAGATGATCAAGGAGAAAATGGTAGTGACAATGAAGTTTCATCTCAGACTAGTGAAGCATCGGACAACACTCAAGATAAAGAGCAGGAATGGAATGATGACCAAATGTCATATGTTTGCGATTCAGAAGATTCTACAAATAGTTCAGAATATATGattccccttccttcccctaAAATGAGAAGTCATGGTGCAGTTTGCATCAAGGAGCATCCGTCAAAATCTGATGTCGAGCACACCATAGTATCAACTACTGATCACAATCAAAAGCAACAGCAAAGACATGGTAAAAACAGAAAATGTAACCAGAAAAAAGTCAGATTTGCATTAGAAAAAGAAGAATCTGTCAGTTATACAGATTCATCGGACAGCAGTGATGAAAATAATGAACATTGTAGTGATTACCTCCCAACAGAAAGCAGCAGTGATGAGCAGATGTCACCGGAGAGCAACAGTGAAATGGATACTCAAAAAAGGAAAGGACCAGGAACAAGTCTGAAACGGAATGTTGACATGAGGTCATCGGCAAGTGATTCAGAAGCAGGTGGAAACATTGTCCACTCTACTTCTAGCTCATCATCTAAATTGAGACTGCAGAATGCTGAATGCAAAGTGTCAAGCAAGACACCTGAATCGAGTTGTGCAGTTTCTTCAACTACCAGTGAAACTAGATTCAAGAAGATACCTCGGGTGACTGTCATGACAAGCAGTAATGGATTTGCTAGAAAATGGGATAAACACCAGTTCTGTGTTTTTTGTATGgaacaaaaggcaaaactgGGAAGACatttccagtctatgcatgcACATGAACCAGAGGTACAAGAAGCATTCAGCTTCAGCAAGAATTCAAAGGAAAGGAAGGAATTGCTACAAATTTTGACCAATAAAGGTAATCATTCACACAACATCGAAGTACTAAACTCAGGGACAGGCATTCTTATTCCCTACAAGAGGCCACCCTTCAGTGTTCCTTTTGAAAGATACCTTCCATGTGAAAACTGTTTTGGTTACTTTTATGATGGAGATATGTGGAAACACACAAAAAAGTGTCCAGCGAAACAAAGCCACAGTGGAAGAAATAACGGATTAAGGTCTAGATGTTCATTGTTGCTCCCACTGGCAACCAAGGTTGATGAACAGTTCAAGGTAAAAGTCATTGGAATTATGCGTCGGGATAACATAAGCATTATTTGtcgaaatgatgaaatgattttGACATTGGGACAACGATTGTTTGCAAAGCTTGGAACAGATTCACACAATGGACAGTATGTCAGTCAGAAAATGCGGGAGGTGGGTCGCCTACTGAAGAATATTCAGGAAGTTGATCCAAGTTTAAAGACCCTTGCAGAATGCATACGACCATCATGCTTTGACAAAGTAGTTGAGGCTGTTCGCAAGTGTGCAGTTTACAACTCATCCACTCAACAGTACCAGATACCATCCCTTGCACTGAAGTTAGGCCATTCCCTAAAAAAATGTGCAGCAATACAAAAGGTGGCAGGCATCAAATTGGAAGATGGAGAACTGAAAGATTATGCAGAGAGATTTGAAGAACTTTGCAACTTAGAGTGGGCAGACAGTGTTTCTTCACATGCATTATCTACATTGTATCAAAGGAAGTGGAATAAGCCCACAATATTACCTTTGTCTGAAGATGTAGTCAACCTTCACAAACACCTCAATGTGAAAATTATGGAAAGCACCAAGAGATTGTCAACAGATCCGGATAAACTGGCATGGTACTCACTAGCTACAGCAACAATGGCTAAAATTATCCTATTTAATAGGAGGAGGAGTGGAGAAGTACAGCGCATGCCTCTGGAAGATTACCAAAGATGCAATACTCACACTAATGAGGATATCCTTGAGGATCTTACTGAATGGGAGAAAAAACTGTGTCAACAGCTTTCTAGAGTCGAGACTAAAGGGAAAAGAGGCAGAAAAGTCCCCATTCTGCTAACATCTGAAATGAAAGAGGCTGCCGATACCCTTGTAGAGACTCGTTCATCTGTTGGAGTGTCTTCAACCAATCGCTATATGTTTGCCAGGCCAACATTGGGTTCAAAAACTCCACTACGGGGATCTGATTGCCTTAGCAAAATGGCTTTAGAGAGTGGAGCCAAATGCCCTTCTGCACTAACATCAACAAAGCTTCGAAAACATATTGCAACAGTTTCTCAACTCTTTTGTCTCAAACGCCATGAACTGGACATTCTTGCCAACTTTTTAGGTCACGATATTAGAGTTCATCGCGAGTATTATCGCCTCCCTGACGACACACTGCAGATGACAAAGGTAGCAAGGCTCTTGTTGGCGATGGAGAAGGGAAATTCAAACAACTTCAGAGATAAGAAACTTTCTGAAATTGAGGTCTCTTTGGATG ATCCATGTACTAGTGAAGAAGAGCTGGTTGACGAAGATGAGGAAGATGATTTACCTGATGAAATCAATACAGGAG CATCAATCCTTGCAAAAACGTGTAATGAAAGTAAGAAGAGGAGCAGTCTCCGCCAGGCAAGAAGTCACAGTAACCTTTCAGTTAGAAAACCAGATCAATCAGAGCAAAGAGTTGTAGTAAACAAAAAGTCACATTGGGGTAACAAAGAATCAGATGCTGTCCAAGATTATTTTGACAAGCACATTAGGTTAGGCCGTGTGCCTCGAAAAGATGAATGCGACAAATGTAAGAAATCTCTGGCACCACTTCTAGATGATAAAACTTGGAAAAACATCAAGTATAAAGTTTATAGTGCCATTCAAGCTAATAAAAGGAAGCGATAA
- the LOC139971251 gene encoding uncharacterized protein isoform X2, whose protein sequence is MQTRSNKNQQQPTAYADFIKKKKDPSGFEVKYVSEEVGYGLFATADFEKGEFLLEYSGVLRHAYQVGEEEDTTFIFFFQSGQDSMCIDATHSTGKGKYCNDDWKKPNAVVKKIIINKQPKLAIFANSEIKKGNEIRYDYGQPDARWRKKKKTNQNKPPEVLRECNTDNEPERAPGESECTTQIAKKQTNQNKPPEVLRECNTDNEPERAPGESECTTQIAKKNTNQNKPPEVLRECNTDNEPERAPGESECTTQIVKKQTNQNKPPEVLRECNTDNEPERAPGESECTTQIAKKQTNQNKPPEVLRECNTDNEPERAPGESECTTQIAKKNTNQNKPPEVLRECNTDNEPERAPGESECTTQIVKKQTNQNKPPEVLRECNTDNEPERAPGESECTTQIAKDNESDDSYNPFEDIDLFPWCKDTHKDVSSGGDDQGENGSDNEVSSQTSEASDNTQDKEQEWNDDQMSYVCDSEDSTNSSEYMIPLPSPKMRSHGAVCIKEHPSKSDVEHTIVSTTDHNQKQQQRHGKNRKCNQKKVRFALEKEESVSYTDSSDSSDENNEHCSDYLPTESSSDEQMSPESNSEMDTQKRKGPGTSLKRNVDMRSSASDSEAGGNIVHSTSSSSSKLRLQNAECKVSSKTPESSCAVSSTTSETRFKKIPRVTVMTSSNGFARKWDKHQFCVFCMEQKAKLGRHFQSMHAHEPEVQEAFSFSKNSKERKELLQILTNKGNHSHNIEVLNSGTGILIPYKRPPFSVPFERYLPCENCFGYFYDGDMWKHTKKCPAKQSHSGRNNGLRSRCSLLLPLATKVDEQFKVKVIGIMRRDNISIICRNDEMILTLGQRLFAKLGTDSHNGQYVSQKMREVGRLLKNIQEVDPSLKTLAECIRPSCFDKVVEAVRKCAVYNSSTQQYQIPSLALKLGHSLKKCAAIQKVAGIKLEDGELKDYAERFEELCNLEWADSVSSHALSTLYQRKWNKPTILPLSEDVVNLHKHLNVKIMESTKRLSTDPDKLAWYSLATATMAKIILFNRRRSGEVQRMPLEDYQRCNTHTNEDILEDLTEWEKKLCQQLSRVETKGKRGRKVPILLTSEMKEAADTLVETRSSVGVSSTNRYMFARPTLGSKTPLRGSDCLSKMALESGAKCPSALTSTKLRKHIATVSQLFCLKRHELDILANFLGHDIRVHREYYRLPDDTLQMTKVARLLLAMEKGNSNNFRDKKLSEIEVSLDDPCTSEEELVDEDEEDDLPDEINTGASILAKTCNESKKRSSLRQARSHSNLSVRKPDQSEQRVVVNKKSHWGNKESDAVQDYFDKHIRLGRVPRKDECDKCKKSLAPLLDDKTWKNIKYKVYSAIQANKRKR, encoded by the exons ATGCAGACAAGAAGTAATAAAAACCAACAGCAACCTACAGCTTACGCAGATttcatcaagaaaaaaaaagaccctTCTGGGTTTGAAGTGAAATATGTTTCAGAAGAAGTTG ggTATGGATTATTTGCTACGGCAGACTTTGAAAAAGGAGAATTCCTCCTAGAATATTCTGGTGTGTTAAGACATGCCTACCAGGTGGGGGAAGAGGAGGACACTACTTTCATATTCTTCTTCCAGAGTGGTCAAGACAGTATGTG CATTGATGCTACACATAGCACAGGAAAGGGAAAGTATTGTAATGATGATTGGAAGAAACCCAATGCTGTTGTGAAGAAGATTATCATAAACAAGCAACCAAAATTGGCCATATTTGCAAATTCAGAGATtaagaaaggaaatgaaatcAGATATGATTATGGACAACCTGATGCAAGATGGAGGAAGAAG aaaaaaacaaatcaaaacaagccacctgaagttttgagagaatgcaacactgataatgagcCAGAGAGAGCACCTGGGGAATCAGAATGCACCACACAGATTGCCAAG aaacaaacaaatcaaaacaagccacctgaagttttgagagaatgcaacactgataatgagcCAGAGAGAGCACCTGGGGAATCAGAATGCACCACACAGATTGCCAAG aaaaacacaaatcaaaacaagccacctgaagttttgagagaatgcaacactgataatgagcCAGAGAGAGCACCTGGGGAATCAGAATGCACCACACAGATTGTCAAG aaacaaacaaatcaaaacaagccacctgaagttttgagagaatgcaacactgataatgagcCAGAGAGAGCACCTGGGGAATCAGAATGCACCACACAGATTGCCAAG aaacaaacaaatcaaaacaagccacctgaagttttgagagaatgcaacactgataatgagcCAGAGAGAGCACCTGGGGAATCAGAATGCACCACACAGATTGCCAAG aaaaacacaaatcaaaacaagccacctgaagttttgagagaatgcaacactgataatgagcCAGAGAGAGCACCTGGGGAATCAGAATGCACCACACAGATTGTCAAG aaacaaacaaatcaaaacaagccacctgaagttttgagagaatgcaacactgataatgagcCAGAGAGAGCACCTGGGGAATCAGAATGCACCACACAGATTGCCAAG GATAATGAAAGTGATGATAGCTATAATCCATTTGAAGACATCGATTTGTTCCCATGGTGTAAAGACACACACAAAGATGTCAGCAGTGGAGGAGATGATCAAGGAGAAAATGGTAGTGACAATGAAGTTTCATCTCAGACTAGTGAAGCATCGGACAACACTCAAGATAAAGAGCAGGAATGGAATGATGACCAAATGTCATATGTTTGCGATTCAGAAGATTCTACAAATAGTTCAGAATATATGattccccttccttcccctaAAATGAGAAGTCATGGTGCAGTTTGCATCAAGGAGCATCCGTCAAAATCTGATGTCGAGCACACCATAGTATCAACTACTGATCACAATCAAAAGCAACAGCAAAGACATGGTAAAAACAGAAAATGTAACCAGAAAAAAGTCAGATTTGCATTAGAAAAAGAAGAATCTGTCAGTTATACAGATTCATCGGACAGCAGTGATGAAAATAATGAACATTGTAGTGATTACCTCCCAACAGAAAGCAGCAGTGATGAGCAGATGTCACCGGAGAGCAACAGTGAAATGGATACTCAAAAAAGGAAAGGACCAGGAACAAGTCTGAAACGGAATGTTGACATGAGGTCATCGGCAAGTGATTCAGAAGCAGGTGGAAACATTGTCCACTCTACTTCTAGCTCATCATCTAAATTGAGACTGCAGAATGCTGAATGCAAAGTGTCAAGCAAGACACCTGAATCGAGTTGTGCAGTTTCTTCAACTACCAGTGAAACTAGATTCAAGAAGATACCTCGGGTGACTGTCATGACAAGCAGTAATGGATTTGCTAGAAAATGGGATAAACACCAGTTCTGTGTTTTTTGTATGgaacaaaaggcaaaactgGGAAGACatttccagtctatgcatgcACATGAACCAGAGGTACAAGAAGCATTCAGCTTCAGCAAGAATTCAAAGGAAAGGAAGGAATTGCTACAAATTTTGACCAATAAAGGTAATCATTCACACAACATCGAAGTACTAAACTCAGGGACAGGCATTCTTATTCCCTACAAGAGGCCACCCTTCAGTGTTCCTTTTGAAAGATACCTTCCATGTGAAAACTGTTTTGGTTACTTTTATGATGGAGATATGTGGAAACACACAAAAAAGTGTCCAGCGAAACAAAGCCACAGTGGAAGAAATAACGGATTAAGGTCTAGATGTTCATTGTTGCTCCCACTGGCAACCAAGGTTGATGAACAGTTCAAGGTAAAAGTCATTGGAATTATGCGTCGGGATAACATAAGCATTATTTGtcgaaatgatgaaatgattttGACATTGGGACAACGATTGTTTGCAAAGCTTGGAACAGATTCACACAATGGACAGTATGTCAGTCAGAAAATGCGGGAGGTGGGTCGCCTACTGAAGAATATTCAGGAAGTTGATCCAAGTTTAAAGACCCTTGCAGAATGCATACGACCATCATGCTTTGACAAAGTAGTTGAGGCTGTTCGCAAGTGTGCAGTTTACAACTCATCCACTCAACAGTACCAGATACCATCCCTTGCACTGAAGTTAGGCCATTCCCTAAAAAAATGTGCAGCAATACAAAAGGTGGCAGGCATCAAATTGGAAGATGGAGAACTGAAAGATTATGCAGAGAGATTTGAAGAACTTTGCAACTTAGAGTGGGCAGACAGTGTTTCTTCACATGCATTATCTACATTGTATCAAAGGAAGTGGAATAAGCCCACAATATTACCTTTGTCTGAAGATGTAGTCAACCTTCACAAACACCTCAATGTGAAAATTATGGAAAGCACCAAGAGATTGTCAACAGATCCGGATAAACTGGCATGGTACTCACTAGCTACAGCAACAATGGCTAAAATTATCCTATTTAATAGGAGGAGGAGTGGAGAAGTACAGCGCATGCCTCTGGAAGATTACCAAAGATGCAATACTCACACTAATGAGGATATCCTTGAGGATCTTACTGAATGGGAGAAAAAACTGTGTCAACAGCTTTCTAGAGTCGAGACTAAAGGGAAAAGAGGCAGAAAAGTCCCCATTCTGCTAACATCTGAAATGAAAGAGGCTGCCGATACCCTTGTAGAGACTCGTTCATCTGTTGGAGTGTCTTCAACCAATCGCTATATGTTTGCCAGGCCAACATTGGGTTCAAAAACTCCACTACGGGGATCTGATTGCCTTAGCAAAATGGCTTTAGAGAGTGGAGCCAAATGCCCTTCTGCACTAACATCAACAAAGCTTCGAAAACATATTGCAACAGTTTCTCAACTCTTTTGTCTCAAACGCCATGAACTGGACATTCTTGCCAACTTTTTAGGTCACGATATTAGAGTTCATCGCGAGTATTATCGCCTCCCTGACGACACACTGCAGATGACAAAGGTAGCAAGGCTCTTGTTGGCGATGGAGAAGGGAAATTCAAACAACTTCAGAGATAAGAAACTTTCTGAAATTGAGGTCTCTTTGGATG ATCCATGTACTAGTGAAGAAGAGCTGGTTGACGAAGATGAGGAAGATGATTTACCTGATGAAATCAATACAGGAG CATCAATCCTTGCAAAAACGTGTAATGAAAGTAAGAAGAGGAGCAGTCTCCGCCAGGCAAGAAGTCACAGTAACCTTTCAGTTAGAAAACCAGATCAATCAGAGCAAAGAGTTGTAGTAAACAAAAAGTCACATTGGGGTAACAAAGAATCAGATGCTGTCCAAGATTATTTTGACAAGCACATTAGGTTAGGCCGTGTGCCTCGAAAAGATGAATGCGACAAATGTAAGAAATCTCTGGCACCACTTCTAGATGATAAAACTTGGAAAAACATCAAGTATAAAGTTTATAGTGCCATTCAAGCTAATAAAAGGAAGCGATAA